In one Chryseobacterium camelliae genomic region, the following are encoded:
- a CDS encoding DUF1800 family protein codes for MPSLTPKTSALGFFNAYHLLRRTTYNITKARINYFASKTPDQALNELFTFTAPSPPSPLNNNAETIVPTVANPTITDTLSTANSVVYDNYWWMYHAMKDTSAQYKIVYWLHLLFVTDNDASFFTNFDYKELLRFHANGSLKDLAIRVTLNPRMLIYLNNNVNKKNSPNQNYAREFLELFTILKGPQIGTGNYTNYTETDVQQAAKVLTGFTLTSANQLNKTARLNTVDPVTLLPKGFIDVNTHDLTNKTFSSAFGGTVIAGANTVSTIQAEFESFITMVFNQDETAKAYCRRMYRYFVGRNITTDIETNIIVPLATALKANGYNILPVLRTLLSSKHFYDEEDAIAGDQTIGSLVKSPLELYFHMFSLLQLSTPLYSANPSSLHSFLSTISSYSQNSGMPVFRPQSVNGYAAYSSSPNYDKNWITTSSLRIRYSNSIDILINGLTQNGFLYKLNLPVFVKDSGNFQNPADAVQLVSEFCELLFVDFPPPARLDYFKNVFLNGLSVINWQNEWNNYLTTGTATNVKIPIDRLVKALIKSPEFQTM; via the coding sequence ATGCCAAGTTTAACTCCTAAAACATCTGCCTTAGGTTTTTTCAATGCATATCATTTGCTGAGAAGAACAACCTATAATATCACAAAGGCAAGAATCAATTACTTTGCATCAAAAACTCCCGATCAGGCATTGAATGAGTTGTTTACCTTTACGGCTCCTTCACCGCCGAGTCCTCTCAATAATAATGCGGAGACTATTGTACCTACCGTGGCAAATCCGACTATTACTGATACATTAAGTACGGCAAATTCTGTAGTGTATGATAATTATTGGTGGATGTATCATGCCATGAAAGATACTTCCGCACAATATAAAATCGTGTATTGGCTGCATCTGCTTTTTGTGACGGATAATGATGCGAGTTTTTTTACCAATTTTGATTATAAGGAACTTTTAAGATTTCATGCGAATGGAAGCTTAAAAGATTTAGCAATAAGAGTTACCTTAAATCCGAGAATGCTTATTTATCTTAACAACAATGTAAATAAGAAAAACAGCCCGAATCAAAATTATGCAAGAGAATTTTTAGAACTATTTACCATTCTTAAAGGTCCTCAGATTGGAACCGGAAATTACACCAATTATACAGAAACTGATGTACAACAAGCTGCAAAAGTTTTAACAGGTTTTACGCTGACTTCAGCCAATCAGCTTAATAAAACGGCGAGGCTTAATACGGTTGATCCCGTTACCCTGCTGCCAAAAGGGTTTATAGATGTAAATACCCACGATCTTACCAATAAAACGTTTAGCAGTGCTTTTGGAGGAACTGTAATTGCCGGAGCAAATACTGTAAGTACTATTCAGGCAGAGTTTGAAAGCTTTATAACGATGGTTTTTAATCAGGATGAAACCGCTAAAGCTTATTGTAGAAGAATGTATCGTTATTTTGTGGGAAGAAATATTACCACTGATATAGAAACGAATATTATTGTTCCTTTAGCAACCGCACTTAAAGCAAATGGCTATAATATTTTGCCGGTTCTGAGAACGCTGTTGTCCAGTAAACATTTTTATGATGAAGAAGATGCCATTGCAGGAGATCAGACTATTGGTTCACTGGTGAAAAGTCCTTTGGAATTGTACTTTCATATGTTTTCTTTGCTTCAGCTTTCAACACCTTTGTATTCTGCAAATCCTAGTTCCTTGCACAGCTTTTTGTCGACCATTTCCAGTTATTCTCAAAATTCAGGAATGCCGGTTTTTAGACCACAATCTGTCAACGGATATGCAGCCTATTCCAGCAGTCCTAATTATGATAAAAACTGGATTACCACTTCCTCTTTAAGGATTCGCTACAGTAATTCTATTGATATATTGATTAACGGACTTACCCAAAATGGTTTTTTATATAAACTCAATTTGCCCGTGTTTGTAAAGGATAGTGGTAATTTTCAAAATCCGGCAGATGCTGTACAGCTGGTTTCGGAATTTTGCGAACTGCTTTTTGTTGATTTTCCGCCTCCTGCAAGGCTGGATTATTTTAAAAATGTATTCCTTAATGGCTTAAGTGTCATTAATTGGCAGAATGAGTGGAATAACTATCTTACAACCGGAACAGCTACGAATGTGAAGATTCCGATTGACCGTCTGGTGAAAGCGCTTATTAAATCTCCCGAATTTCAAACAATGTAA